Proteins from a single region of Paenibacillus sp. BIHB 4019:
- a CDS encoding P-loop NTPase fold protein yields MKEEVSVVKRLKDYFGKGKTNLSKLGFFILFSTSISYAVLLCIRLAFKPILNTTPTNHVIQLVVILYGAIWLAIVYLEFKQHVKLFLFKTIRRKLLPAVFISIILDYGFNDQNRLFSGGVWSDLYDVNVIAISLYAIILTIKKLLAKKDEPATDAADKAQKYQFHSSPSLGIGGTDSLGREKFAKDLAAILIDRMAIPTDHALTIGLYGPWGSGKSSIIDLIEKQHISKEKIIRFHPWYMGKDQNNIIPEFLKLLISHLENRQSNSQQKLIYGLKKYLKFLTTISIRPPGFIVNFKDYMSNPEFSKDFEDAQGMREHIIDLLKAARMPMVVFIDDIDRLDNKEIQIIFKLVRLIADFPNITYVLAMDEKHVAKSLSQLYSKDYEEKVGLEYISKFIHVPLYLPRVDSYLMIKAFQTSMMKIINDYKIEVENDYIDFLGGIANHFQFTPRNMERVANIAMVHMPMLKKETNPKDLLTLLAIKIDNPELFAFIYKNSSVFLGEQKDEAVIKEQREKLYIQFPSYISLLNKLFPALGNSSVNKLLSNKNKLICSSVHFDTYFQYAVPSLKVSNEQLQKFYTAILDSDDEGGTVYGELVTDLNREEFFHQLWLDIAPEQVEKNMKILKFVLDQHQDLTKFNRQMTIFINEMFKALIKEDSDNEKVTSILSNYKDGLLIAAQLNNNGIKKGEWAQKYIFAHMDLSVLLEYSDDDVKSAFNLWAFSEENDIQNIRAMVSDWVSSNEIWKIVRMKMTDPLEDYNFAFYNYASLLSILPIEVIEEAVEKIGEISSEIELKLFLRTGDFRKEQLELAYMHSTCYANTLKQLTHSKGESWTYTFLKAVELLCKYGRPENTFHIKEELSKHYTQ; encoded by the coding sequence ATGAAAGAAGAAGTTAGTGTGGTCAAAAGATTAAAAGATTATTTTGGAAAAGGAAAAACTAATCTTTCTAAACTTGGTTTCTTTATTTTGTTTAGCACATCGATATCATATGCGGTCCTCTTATGCATCCGCTTAGCGTTTAAGCCCATATTAAATACCACCCCAACAAATCACGTTATCCAGCTTGTTGTCATTCTGTATGGTGCCATTTGGTTAGCCATTGTTTATCTTGAATTTAAGCAGCATGTCAAGCTGTTTTTATTCAAAACTATACGTCGGAAACTGCTGCCGGCAGTGTTCATCTCAATCATCTTGGATTATGGATTTAATGATCAGAACAGACTATTTTCCGGGGGAGTTTGGTCTGATCTATATGATGTGAATGTAATAGCCATTTCTTTATATGCAATCATTTTAACGATCAAAAAGCTGCTTGCCAAAAAAGATGAGCCCGCGACTGATGCTGCAGACAAAGCACAGAAGTACCAATTTCATTCTAGCCCTTCATTAGGCATCGGCGGAACTGACAGCTTGGGTCGTGAGAAGTTTGCGAAAGATTTGGCAGCGATCCTCATAGATCGTATGGCTATTCCTACGGATCATGCTTTGACTATTGGGCTATATGGGCCATGGGGGTCAGGAAAATCCTCTATTATTGATTTGATTGAAAAGCAACATATTAGTAAAGAGAAGATTATTCGTTTCCATCCTTGGTATATGGGGAAGGATCAAAATAATATTATTCCTGAGTTTTTAAAGCTGTTAATATCGCATCTGGAAAATCGTCAATCTAATTCCCAGCAAAAGCTTATTTATGGGTTAAAGAAGTATTTGAAATTTTTGACAACGATTAGCATCAGACCACCGGGGTTTATTGTGAATTTTAAAGATTATATGAGCAATCCTGAATTTTCCAAAGATTTTGAAGATGCTCAAGGCATGAGGGAGCATATTATTGATTTGCTGAAAGCGGCTCGAATGCCTATGGTGGTTTTCATAGATGATATAGATCGTCTAGATAATAAGGAGATTCAAATCATCTTTAAACTAGTACGGCTTATCGCTGATTTTCCTAATATCACCTATGTTCTTGCTATGGATGAGAAACACGTAGCGAAATCGTTATCCCAGCTCTATTCCAAAGACTATGAGGAAAAGGTAGGGCTTGAATATATTTCAAAGTTTATTCATGTGCCGCTGTACCTGCCAAGAGTTGATTCCTACCTGATGATTAAAGCTTTTCAAACGTCAATGATGAAGATAATAAACGATTATAAAATTGAAGTTGAAAATGATTACATCGATTTTTTAGGGGGAATTGCTAATCACTTTCAGTTCACGCCAAGGAATATGGAGAGGGTAGCGAATATCGCGATGGTTCATATGCCCATGTTAAAAAAAGAAACGAACCCGAAGGACCTTCTCACCTTATTAGCGATTAAAATTGATAATCCTGAATTATTTGCGTTCATTTATAAAAACTCAAGCGTATTTCTAGGTGAGCAAAAAGATGAAGCCGTTATTAAAGAGCAACGTGAGAAGCTATACATACAATTTCCGTCTTATATTTCCTTATTGAACAAGTTATTTCCCGCTCTCGGGAATTCAAGTGTAAATAAATTATTGTCGAACAAAAATAAACTAATTTGCTCTTCTGTGCATTTCGATACTTATTTTCAATATGCTGTACCTTCTTTAAAGGTGTCCAACGAGCAGCTTCAGAAATTTTATACTGCGATTTTGGACAGTGATGACGAGGGGGGAACGGTATACGGGGAGCTAGTAACTGATTTGAATCGGGAAGAGTTTTTTCATCAATTGTGGCTGGATATAGCTCCAGAGCAGGTCGAGAAAAACATGAAAATATTAAAATTTGTTCTTGATCAGCATCAAGATCTTACGAAATTTAATAGGCAGATGACAATTTTTATAAATGAAATGTTTAAAGCATTGATAAAAGAAGATAGTGATAATGAAAAAGTTACGTCTATTTTATCAAACTACAAAGATGGTTTGTTGATTGCGGCACAATTAAATAATAATGGTATAAAAAAGGGCGAGTGGGCTCAAAAATATATTTTTGCTCATATGGACCTATCGGTACTGCTCGAATATTCAGACGATGATGTTAAAAGTGCATTCAATTTGTGGGCGTTCAGTGAGGAAAATGATATTCAAAACATTCGGGCTATGGTAAGTGATTGGGTAAGTAGTAACGAGATATGGAAGATCGTTAGAATGAAAATGACCGATCCCCTTGAAGATTATAATTTCGCATTTTACAATTATGCATCGTTACTATCCATTTTACCAATAGAAGTAATAGAGGAGGCTGTGGAAAAAATAGGAGAAATCAGTTCAGAAATAGAACTCAAATTGTTCTTAAGGACTGGCGATTTCAGAAAAGAACAGCTTGAATTAGCCTACATGCATAGTACATGCTATGCAAATACATTAAAACAGCTTACCCATAGTAAGGGTGAATCTTGGACCTATACATTTTTAAAAGCTGTTGAACTGCTCTGTAAATATGGAAGACCAGAGAACACTTTCCATATAAAAGAAGAGTTAAGTAAACATTATACACAGTAA
- a CDS encoding AraC family transcriptional regulator, whose translation MIEKTPASFDYGNLADLYIEYMKRSEPFTMPNDHFHDYYEIYYLLSGKRIYFVHDRSYPVEQGDLIFISRQVVHKTLYAGEASHERVIIHFDHHFPESFAPELRELILSPFEQHIHVLRLPRQEQLVMEQLIRRLLEEIQQCPPGYELYPPIAVTELLLHAARYLQKHEFVPLSHATPMHAKITEIVRYINHHFSEEIRLSAIAEQFYISSYYLSRIFKEITGFSFSTYLTITRIKEAQRLLRETDQSITEIAAATGFDNFSHFGKTFKKVTRLSPRDYRKHL comes from the coding sequence ATGATTGAAAAAACGCCCGCTTCCTTTGATTATGGAAATTTAGCGGATTTGTACATTGAATATATGAAGCGCTCCGAGCCCTTCACGATGCCTAATGATCATTTTCATGACTATTATGAAATTTATTATTTGCTCAGCGGCAAACGGATTTATTTCGTCCATGACCGTTCTTATCCGGTGGAGCAGGGCGACTTGATCTTCATTTCCCGCCAAGTCGTTCATAAAACGCTGTACGCTGGCGAAGCCTCGCATGAACGGGTCATTATCCACTTCGATCACCATTTCCCTGAATCGTTTGCGCCCGAGCTTCGCGAGCTGATTTTGTCGCCGTTCGAGCAGCATATTCACGTGCTGCGGCTGCCCCGCCAGGAACAGCTGGTGATGGAGCAGCTCATCCGCAGACTGCTGGAGGAAATTCAGCAATGCCCTCCCGGCTATGAGCTGTATCCGCCAATCGCGGTTACCGAGCTGCTGCTGCATGCGGCCCGTTATTTGCAAAAGCACGAATTCGTCCCGCTCTCCCATGCCACGCCGATGCATGCGAAAATTACCGAAATCGTGCGTTATATTAATCACCATTTCAGCGAAGAGATTAGGCTTAGCGCCATTGCCGAACAGTTCTATATCAGCTCGTATTATTTAAGCCGCATCTTTAAGGAAATAACCGGCTTCTCCTTCTCCACCTACTTGACGATTACCCGCATCAAAGAAGCCCAGCGCCTGCTGCGCGAGACCGACCAGTCGATTACGGAAATTGCCGCCGCCACCGGCTTCGACAACTTCTCCCACTTCGGCAAAACGTTCAAAAAAGTTACTCGGCTCTCGCCGCGGGATTATCGCAAGCATTTGTAG
- a CDS encoding helix-turn-helix domain-containing protein gives MNNVKSFIMKRKLLLKMIFSYVAVGFILIGVFAYVIIDKVSDNLTEDVNQSVIRMTEQSYNTADILLTSTYNYFAKNYDNQVVYNAMYGGSFTYIEMKQINTLLSEMKEANPLIDSIYIYNLNNDSVFSSEKPITPIADFYDKRLTAMLKEKDFYKKGVFIPRHEKYTELAKSYEKNWITIVYSQFARNSIIDGALVVNLNQQMLQQLATKGSGSGSSIQSVIINDKGTVISHSNPSMVNKNLNEEPYIRTILDSTAESGQLSDTINNQSVFVSYFKSDRLGWSFIGIAENESLLLKVNHLKQFIIWMTAIFVLIAAATALFSIRMIYMPLNTIMKRAGSSLQVGLKDGSQLNEYELLTKSFSYLEGKVTDLQLDVSGYLPAKRKEVLRSVIQGGYTGNAGDSKLTELGLPLHAADCFQVCVIRLDEYDKRLQQFDLADISLFKYAISNIAEEIITSPMQREAMDDNDDTIMLLLSWKDGELSDTAEVEQRMADIQSKVAQFLKLSVTIAIGPVVQTLKAIPLSWNQAYHSSRYRLICGYGTIIAKQGEASSIHAAAEHDYPLALEKHITDQMKLGDKEKFQQAVEQFFAEIRTYQYDEIMLYVYQLTVMAVRASKGMVSEAELLQSGMLSLPETIQKQETLEHMITEFAAACRQVMSQRDYSSSQTNVKAVSLIEEQVRSGYADPNLSVEGLAEAVGFSTNYARKVFKDFTGKTISQYIADFRFDKAKELLLSTDLSAGKVGELVGMTNTNYFYASFKKHTGKSPVHYRKAYMLDAMLKDVKEDETTL, from the coding sequence ATGAACAATGTAAAGAGCTTTATCATGAAGCGGAAGCTGCTGCTGAAAATGATCTTTTCATATGTAGCTGTCGGATTTATTCTCATTGGGGTATTTGCTTATGTCATTATCGATAAGGTTTCGGATAATTTGACGGAGGACGTCAACCAGTCGGTCATTCGGATGACCGAGCAGTCTTATAATACGGCTGATATTTTGCTTACCTCGACCTATAACTATTTTGCCAAAAACTATGACAACCAGGTCGTTTATAACGCGATGTATGGCGGTTCCTTCACTTATATAGAGATGAAGCAAATTAATACGCTGCTGTCCGAGATGAAGGAAGCGAACCCATTAATCGATTCGATTTATATTTACAACCTGAATAATGATAGCGTTTTCTCTTCGGAAAAGCCGATTACGCCGATTGCAGATTTTTATGATAAAAGGTTGACGGCGATGCTGAAAGAGAAGGATTTTTATAAAAAAGGCGTATTTATTCCGCGGCATGAAAAGTATACCGAATTAGCAAAGTCTTATGAGAAGAACTGGATTACGATTGTCTATTCCCAATTCGCCCGCAATTCCATTATTGATGGCGCGCTTGTCGTAAATTTGAATCAGCAGATGCTGCAGCAGCTGGCAACGAAGGGAAGCGGCAGCGGCAGCTCGATTCAGTCGGTCATTATTAATGATAAGGGAACGGTCATATCCCACAGCAATCCAAGCATGGTGAATAAAAATTTAAATGAGGAGCCGTATATTCGTACCATATTGGATTCTACAGCGGAAAGCGGCCAACTGAGCGATACGATTAATAATCAAAGCGTCTTCGTTTCTTATTTTAAATCGGATCGTCTAGGCTGGAGCTTTATTGGCATTGCAGAAAATGAAAGCCTGCTGCTGAAGGTCAATCATTTAAAGCAGTTTATTATCTGGATGACCGCTATTTTTGTCCTAATCGCCGCGGCCACGGCACTTTTTTCGATTCGCATGATTTATATGCCGCTCAATACGATTATGAAGCGGGCAGGCTCATCGCTGCAGGTTGGACTTAAAGATGGCTCCCAGCTTAATGAGTATGAGCTGCTGACGAAATCCTTTTCCTATTTGGAGGGGAAGGTAACCGATCTGCAGCTTGACGTATCGGGCTATTTACCCGCCAAACGCAAGGAGGTGCTGCGCTCCGTTATTCAAGGCGGGTACACGGGAAACGCAGGCGATAGCAAACTGACCGAGCTTGGGCTGCCTTTGCATGCTGCGGATTGCTTTCAAGTATGCGTTATTCGCCTTGATGAATATGACAAGCGTCTGCAGCAATTTGATTTGGCGGATATTTCCTTGTTCAAATACGCGATCTCCAACATAGCGGAGGAAATTATAACGTCGCCGATGCAGCGCGAGGCTATGGACGATAACGATGATACGATCATGCTGCTTCTGAGCTGGAAGGATGGCGAGCTAAGCGATACGGCCGAGGTTGAGCAGCGGATGGCGGATATTCAGTCTAAGGTTGCGCAGTTTCTGAAGCTGTCGGTCACGATTGCGATTGGGCCAGTTGTGCAAACGCTTAAGGCGATTCCGCTTTCATGGAATCAGGCTTACCATTCGTCGCGCTATCGTTTGATTTGCGGCTATGGCACTATTATTGCCAAGCAAGGCGAGGCGTCCTCCATCCATGCCGCTGCGGAACATGATTATCCATTAGCGCTGGAGAAGCATATTACCGATCAGATGAAGCTGGGGGATAAGGAGAAATTCCAGCAGGCGGTTGAGCAGTTTTTTGCGGAAATCCGCACCTATCAATATGATGAAATTATGCTGTATGTGTATCAATTGACGGTTATGGCGGTGCGCGCCAGCAAAGGGATGGTTAGCGAGGCCGAGTTGCTGCAGAGCGGGATGCTGTCGCTTCCAGAAACGATTCAGAAGCAGGAGACGCTGGAGCATATGATAACGGAGTTTGCTGCCGCATGCAGGCAAGTGATGAGCCAGCGCGACTACAGCTCGTCGCAGACGAATGTGAAGGCGGTATCGCTTATTGAGGAACAGGTGCGCTCAGGCTATGCCGACCCGAATTTGTCAGTAGAGGGCTTGGCGGAAGCCGTGGGATTTTCAACAAACTATGCGAGGAAAGTATTTAAAGATTTTACAGGCAAAACAATTTCGCAGTATATTGCCGATTTCCGCTTCGACAAGGCGAAGGAGCTGCTGCTGTCTACCGATTTATCTGCGGGGAAGGTCGGAGAGCTGGTCGGGATGACGAATACGAATTATTTTTACGCCTCATTCAAGAAGCATACGGGCAAATCGCCCGTTCATTATCGCAAGGCTTACATGCTGGACGCGATGCTGAAGGATGTTAAGGAAGACGAAACAACACTATGA
- the uxaC gene encoding glucuronate isomerase gives MAKFLDDNFLLANETARDLYHNYAKDMPIIDYHCHLSPQQIYDNISFSNLSEAWLYGDHYKWRAMRSNGIEEKYVTGGEGVSDYDRFLAFARTVPQAIGNPLYHWSHLELQRFFGVDEVINERNAPAIWEKVNAKLAGEGFKARDLIVNSKVEVVCTTDDPADSLEYHLKIKELPDFPVAVLPSFRPDKALEINRAGFLEWIAKLEQAAGQKLDSYEALLAALEARVSFFHEAGCRVSDHALDYVPYGETTKDEAAAIFASALAGNRVSLEDEKKYKTYTLVFLGKLYAKHDWAMQFHINAARNNNTAMFNRLGPDTGYDSIGDSPLAYPLVKLLDELAKDEALPRTILYSLNAMDNEVLGSIIGSFQGDGIPGKIQLGSAWWFNDTRDGMVVQMKALANFGLLSRFVGMLTDSRSFLSYTRHEYFRRILCNLLGEWVENGEVPDDRELLGDIVRNISYYNAKNYFKF, from the coding sequence TTGGCTAAGTTTCTGGACGACAATTTTTTGCTGGCAAATGAAACGGCGCGGGATTTGTACCATAACTATGCAAAGGACATGCCGATTATCGATTATCATTGCCATTTGAGCCCGCAGCAAATTTACGATAACATCAGCTTCTCGAATTTGTCGGAAGCTTGGCTGTATGGCGATCATTACAAGTGGCGGGCGATGCGCTCGAATGGCATTGAAGAAAAATATGTCACGGGTGGCGAAGGCGTCAGCGATTATGACCGCTTCCTCGCTTTTGCAAGGACGGTTCCGCAGGCAATTGGCAATCCGCTTTACCATTGGTCGCATCTGGAGCTGCAGCGCTTCTTCGGCGTCGATGAAGTGATTAATGAGCGCAATGCGCCGGCGATTTGGGAAAAAGTAAATGCGAAGCTGGCTGGAGAGGGCTTTAAGGCCCGCGATCTCATCGTAAACTCCAAGGTTGAGGTCGTCTGCACGACAGATGATCCTGCGGATTCGCTGGAATATCATTTGAAAATTAAGGAGCTGCCGGACTTTCCGGTAGCGGTGCTGCCTTCGTTCCGTCCAGATAAAGCGCTGGAAATTAACCGCGCTGGTTTCTTGGAATGGATCGCGAAGCTGGAGCAGGCTGCGGGCCAAAAGCTGGACAGCTATGAGGCGCTGTTAGCTGCGCTGGAAGCAAGAGTTTCCTTCTTCCACGAGGCAGGCTGCCGCGTTTCGGATCATGCCCTTGATTATGTGCCTTACGGGGAGACGACAAAGGATGAGGCAGCAGCGATTTTTGCTAGTGCACTTGCCGGAAATCGTGTAAGCCTTGAGGATGAGAAAAAATACAAAACGTATACGCTTGTCTTCCTCGGAAAGCTGTATGCGAAGCATGACTGGGCGATGCAATTTCATATTAATGCCGCGCGCAACAATAATACGGCGATGTTTAATCGCCTTGGGCCGGACACAGGCTATGATTCTATCGGCGACAGTCCGCTTGCCTATCCGCTCGTTAAGCTGCTCGATGAGTTAGCGAAGGATGAGGCGCTGCCGCGCACGATTTTGTATTCGCTAAATGCAATGGACAATGAAGTGCTTGGCTCGATTATCGGCAGCTTCCAAGGCGACGGCATCCCGGGCAAAATCCAGCTGGGCTCCGCTTGGTGGTTCAATGATACGCGGGACGGCATGGTCGTACAAATGAAGGCGCTCGCGAACTTCGGTTTGCTGAGCCGTTTTGTCGGCATGCTGACCGATTCCCGCAGCTTCCTGTCTTATACCCGGCATGAGTATTTCCGCCGGATTTTGTGCAATTTGCTCGGCGAGTGGGTGGAGAACGGCGAAGTGCCGGATGACCGCGAGCTGCTGGGCGACATTGTCCGCAATATTAGCTACTACAATGCGAAAAACTATTTTAAATTTTAA
- a CDS encoding Gfo/Idh/MocA family oxidoreductase: MTQKKKYVLVGTGGRAEFFYAAIATDFRDTSELLAFCDTNQTRLDHANHRLTDKYNYHSVNTYKAEQFEEMIEIEKPDSVIVTSVDRTHHTYIIRALELGCDVITEKPMTVDEKKCQDIIDAVERTGKNVRVTFNYRYAPHHTKARELIENGTIGKVNSVHFEWLLNTQHGADYFRRWHRDKRNSGGLLVHKSTHHFDLVNFWIGSQPDTVFAFGDLLFYGKENAEERGETKFYDRATGHPNAKEDPFALHMDSNENLKAMYLDAEHEDGYRRDQSVFSDGINIEDTMGVMVRYKNNAILTYSLNAYLPWEGYRIAFNGTKGRIEMEIVEQSYVNSGGEKSQEGALKGKRIIVYPMFGAPYNVEVEEGIGGHGGGDPVLLNDIFGTSVEDKFNRAANHVDGARSILTGIAANKSIQTGLAVKVDELVKFRRD; the protein is encoded by the coding sequence ATGACACAAAAGAAAAAGTACGTATTGGTAGGAACGGGAGGAAGAGCCGAGTTTTTCTATGCTGCAATTGCAACCGATTTCAGAGATACGTCGGAGCTGCTTGCATTTTGTGATACGAACCAAACGAGACTTGACCATGCCAACCATCGTTTAACCGATAAATATAATTATCATTCCGTTAACACATATAAAGCAGAGCAATTCGAGGAAATGATCGAGATTGAGAAGCCGGATTCCGTTATTGTGACCAGCGTAGACCGCACGCATCATACGTATATTATTCGGGCGCTGGAGCTTGGCTGCGACGTCATTACCGAGAAGCCGATGACCGTAGATGAGAAGAAATGCCAGGATATTATTGATGCTGTTGAGCGCACCGGGAAAAATGTTCGCGTAACGTTCAACTACCGCTATGCGCCGCATCATACGAAAGCCAGAGAGCTGATCGAGAATGGCACGATCGGCAAAGTTAATTCGGTGCATTTTGAATGGCTGCTCAATACGCAGCATGGCGCGGATTATTTCCGTCGCTGGCACCGTGACAAGCGCAACAGCGGCGGCCTGCTTGTCCACAAATCGACGCATCACTTCGACTTGGTGAACTTCTGGATCGGCTCGCAGCCGGATACCGTCTTTGCTTTCGGGGATCTGCTGTTCTATGGTAAGGAAAATGCCGAAGAGCGTGGCGAAACGAAGTTTTACGACCGTGCGACAGGCCACCCCAATGCGAAGGAAGATCCGTTTGCGCTGCATATGGACAGCAATGAGAACCTCAAGGCAATGTATTTGGATGCCGAGCATGAGGACGGCTACCGCCGCGACCAAAGCGTATTCAGCGACGGCATTAACATCGAAGATACGATGGGCGTAATGGTACGCTACAAAAACAATGCAATTTTGACTTATTCGCTTAATGCTTATCTGCCATGGGAAGGCTACCGCATTGCGTTCAACGGCACAAAGGGCCGGATAGAGATGGAAATTGTCGAGCAATCCTATGTTAATTCCGGCGGCGAAAAATCGCAAGAGGGCGCGCTGAAAGGCAAGCGCATTATCGTTTATCCAATGTTTGGCGCTCCTTACAATGTGGAAGTGGAAGAAGGAATTGGCGGCCATGGCGGCGGCGATCCTGTGCTGCTCAACGATATTTTTGGCACGTCAGTAGAGGATAAGTTCAATCGCGCGGCGAATCATGTAGACGGTGCCCGTTCGATTTTGACAGGTATTGCTGCTAATAAATCAATTCAGACGGGACTCGCTGTGAAGGTGGACGAACTAGTTAAATTCAGGAGGGACTAA
- a CDS encoding acetylornithine/succinylornithine family transaminase has product MTNLKNNDTAALLAAAKKSVLFTTSRPEVVMERGEGMYLWDTEGKQYLDFSSGWAVTSLGHSPKALQEAIAKQAGQLVHASPAFYNKPMVEFAELLTSVSGFDKAYFTSSGAEANETAIKLARKHGALNLNGAYEIITLTNSFHGRTLAMMSATGKAHWESLYAPKVPGFKHVPINDFDACFAAISNRTCAIMLELVQGEGGVHSVDAPYLQALRKACDVYGIMLIFDEVQTGIGRTGKMFAHEHYGVKPDVMTLAKGIGGGFPLSATLTMEQYDLFEPGDQGGTYTGGPLAMAAGHAVVEEIIRLDLATNAKLMGDLMTEKLVELSGKYAITDIRGKGLLLAFTVQEGIAPQLAACCMEDGLIINALNASTVRITPALTVTEAETGEMFELLERALSKLGLKTVQKAAANA; this is encoded by the coding sequence ATGACTAATTTAAAAAACAACGATACCGCTGCCTTGCTGGCTGCAGCCAAAAAATCCGTGCTGTTCACAACAAGCAGACCCGAGGTCGTGATGGAGCGCGGGGAAGGCATGTACTTATGGGATACGGAAGGTAAACAATACCTCGATTTCAGCAGCGGCTGGGCGGTCACCAGCTTGGGACATTCGCCTAAAGCTTTGCAGGAGGCCATTGCCAAGCAAGCCGGACAGCTCGTGCATGCAAGCCCCGCTTTCTATAACAAACCAATGGTTGAGTTCGCAGAGCTGCTGACAAGCGTGTCCGGCTTTGACAAAGCCTATTTCACCAGCAGCGGCGCCGAAGCGAATGAAACCGCGATTAAACTCGCCCGCAAGCATGGCGCCCTAAATTTAAACGGCGCTTATGAAATTATTACTTTGACGAACAGCTTCCATGGCAGAACGCTCGCCATGATGTCGGCAACAGGCAAAGCGCATTGGGAAAGCCTTTATGCCCCTAAAGTTCCAGGCTTCAAGCATGTGCCTATCAATGATTTTGATGCGTGCTTCGCTGCCATTAGCAACCGTACCTGTGCGATTATGCTGGAGCTCGTCCAAGGGGAGGGCGGCGTCCATTCGGTTGATGCCCCTTACCTTCAGGCACTGCGCAAGGCATGCGATGTTTATGGCATTATGCTTATTTTCGACGAGGTTCAGACCGGTATTGGCCGGACAGGAAAAATGTTTGCCCATGAGCATTATGGCGTTAAACCAGACGTCATGACGCTGGCGAAAGGAATTGGCGGCGGCTTTCCGCTATCCGCGACACTAACGATGGAGCAATACGATCTTTTTGAGCCTGGCGATCAAGGCGGAACCTATACGGGCGGACCGCTTGCGATGGCAGCAGGCCACGCAGTCGTAGAGGAGATTATTCGTTTGGATTTGGCCACCAATGCGAAGCTGATGGGTGACTTAATGACAGAGAAGCTGGTTGAGCTTTCCGGCAAGTATGCGATCACCGACATTCGCGGCAAAGGCTTGCTGCTCGCCTTCACTGTGCAGGAAGGCATAGCGCCGCAGCTTGCGGCTTGCTGTATGGAGGATGGATTGATTATTAATGCGCTTAACGCTTCCACAGTACGGATTACACCCGCACTCACGGTAACCGAAGCAGAAACAGGCGAAATGTTCGAGCTGCTGGAGCGTGCCCTGAGCAAGCTGGGATTAAAAACTGTACAGAAAGCAGCGGCCAACGCCTAG
- a CDS encoding ABC transporter permease subunit has protein sequence MREAALQKTGSKAAGQQKKDSFFSELHKNGLLYLLTLPGLLVVFIFSYLPIGGIVIAFQDFNPRLGLFKSEFVGLKNFSFFFESSDTIKVMVNTLFLNTLFIGIGTLASVAIAIMLSELGGKWFKRITQTIVTLPYFLSWTVISMFIVALLSSENGFINKILGAFGIAEISFFNEAAYWPAILVLIKLWQGAGFGSIVYMATISGINPDIYESASIDGAGRWKKIRFITLPLLKPTIILMLLLAMGGIFYGDFGMIFAIVGRNPILYPTTDVIDTYVYRALMDLGDMSMAASVGVFQSMVGFILVLTANQMARKFSPDSALF, from the coding sequence GTGAGAGAAGCAGCATTACAAAAAACGGGCAGCAAAGCAGCCGGGCAGCAAAAGAAGGACTCCTTTTTTAGTGAACTTCATAAAAACGGCCTGCTCTACTTGCTTACATTGCCGGGACTGTTAGTCGTATTTATCTTCTCGTATTTGCCCATAGGCGGCATCGTCATTGCCTTTCAGGATTTTAATCCAAGGCTGGGACTGTTCAAAAGCGAATTTGTCGGCTTGAAAAATTTCAGCTTCTTCTTTGAATCCAGCGACACGATCAAGGTGATGGTGAACACGCTGTTTCTGAACACGCTGTTTATCGGAATCGGCACGCTCGCTTCCGTCGCTATCGCCATTATGCTCTCCGAGCTGGGCGGAAAATGGTTCAAGCGCATTACGCAAACGATTGTAACGCTGCCTTATTTTTTATCCTGGACCGTTATTTCGATGTTTATCGTGGCGCTGCTGTCCAGTGAAAATGGCTTCATCAATAAAATATTAGGCGCATTCGGCATCGCAGAAATTTCCTTCTTTAACGAAGCCGCCTATTGGCCAGCTATTCTTGTGCTGATCAAGCTTTGGCAGGGTGCAGGCTTTGGCTCAATCGTCTATATGGCAACGATATCTGGCATTAATCCGGACATTTATGAATCCGCTTCAATTGACGGAGCAGGCCGGTGGAAAAAAATAAGATTTATTACGCTTCCCTTGCTCAAGCCAACGATCATATTAATGCTGCTGCTGGCTATGGGCGGAATTTTCTACGGCGACTTCGGCATGATCTTCGCGATTGTCGGACGCAATCCGATTCTTTACCCGACAACAGACGTCATTGATACGTACGTATACCGGGCGCTTATGGATTTGGGAGATATGAGCATGGCGGCTTCCGTAGGCGTTTTCCAATCGATGGTTGGTTTTATCCTTGTGCTGACCGCGAATCAAATGGCCAGAAAGTTCAGCCCGGATTCCGCTTTATTTTAA